One part of the Rutidosis leptorrhynchoides isolate AG116_Rl617_1_P2 chromosome 1, CSIRO_AGI_Rlap_v1, whole genome shotgun sequence genome encodes these proteins:
- the LOC139887655 gene encoding uncharacterized protein, whose amino-acid sequence MIAELSKSFLYASCATGLWKDLDERYGQSNGLLIYQIERDLSKVTQGNLTVAAYYNKLKRCWDELQSLNGIPTCSYGRMREYTYGVTEKFLGIESRSKLIQVLMRLNDEYESVRSKILSMDPLPSLNKAY is encoded by the coding sequence ATGATAGCAGAGTTGTCTAAATCTTTCTTGTATGCTTCTTGTGCTACTGGTTTATGGAAGGATTTAGATGAAAGGTATGGTCAAAGCAATGGTCTGTTGATTTATCAAATTGAAAGAGATCTCAGTAAAGTCACACAAGGTAATCTCACTGTTGCAGCCTATTATAATAAGTTGAAAAGATGTTGGGATGAACTTCAGAGTCTCAATGGGATTCCTACATGTAGCTATGGTAGAATGAGGGAATACACTTATGGTGTTACAGAGAAGTTCTTGGGTATTGAAAGCAGGTCAAAGTTGATTCAGGTTCTAATGAGATTGAATGATGAATATGAATCTGTGAGAAGTAAAATCTTGTCAATGGATCCTCTACCAAGTCTTAACAAAGCATACTGA